One Tachysurus vachellii isolate PV-2020 chromosome 8, HZAU_Pvac_v1, whole genome shotgun sequence genomic window carries:
- the hnrnpa3 gene encoding heterogeneous nuclear ribonucleoprotein A3 isoform X1, with protein MEGKESKEPEQLRKLFIGGLSFETTEDSLRAHFEQWGKLTDCVVMRDPGNKRSRGFGFVTYSCVSEVDAAMAARPHKVDGRVVEPKRAVSREDSNKPGAHLTVKKIFVGGIKEDTEEYHIREYFEQYGKIESIDIMEERSTGKKRGFCFVTFDDHDTVDKIVAQKYHTINSHNCEVRKALPKQEMQAVSNQRYRGDNFMGRGGNFGGGNFGRGGYGGGRGGYGGDGYDGFGGDGGNYGGGPGYGGGRGGFGGGPGYGHQGGGGGGGYGGGYDNYNDGRNFGGNFGGGGGGNYNDFGNYGGQQSNYGPMKGNNYGGRNSGGPYGGGYGSGGGGGGGSYGSRRY; from the exons ATGGAG GGTAAAGAGAGTAAAGAGCCAGAACAGCTGAGGAAGCTCTTCATTGGTGGTCTAAGCTTCGAGACAACCGAGGACAGTTTACGTGCACACTTTGAGCAATGGGGAAAGCTTACAGACTGTGTG GTGATGCGAGATCCAGGGAACAAGCGGTCACGGGGCTTTGGTTTTGTAACATACTCCTGTGTATCTGAAGTGGATGCAGCCATGGCAGCTCGACCGCATAAAGTGGATGGTCGCGTTGTTGAACCGAAACGGGCAGTTTCCCGTGAG GACTCAAATAAACCAGGGGCCCACTTGACGGTGAAAAAGATCTTTGTTGGTGGGATTAAGGAGGACACTGAAGAATATCACATACGTGAATACTTTGAGCAGTATGGGAAGATTGAGAGCATTGACATTATGGAGGAGCGATCAACGGGGAAAAAGAGAGGGTTCTGTTTTGTAACGTTTGATGATCATGACACTGTGGATAAAATTGTAG CTCAGAAATACCACACCATAAACTCCCATAACTGTGAAGTCAGGAAAGCACTGCCTAAACAGGAAATGCAGGCAGTTTCTAACCAGAGGT atCGTGGTGATAATTTCATGGGCAGAGGAGGCAATTTTGGAGGTGGTAACTTTGGTAGAG GTGGCTATGGAGGAGGCCGTGGAGGCTATGGAGGAGATGGCTATGATGGATTTGGTGGAGATG GTGGGAACTATGGCGGTGGTCCAGGTTATGGTGGTGGGCGTGGAGGATTTGGAGGAGGTCCTGGTTATGGTCACcagggtggaggaggaggaggtggataTGGTGGAGGATATGACAACTACAACGATGGACGCAACTTTGGCG GGAACtttggtggaggaggaggtggaaaCTACAATGACTTTGGGAATTATGGGGGGCAGCAGTCAAACTATGGCCCCATGAAAGGAAATAACTATGGAGGAAGGAACTCAGGTGGACCATATGGAG gTGGCTATGGTTCAGGtggcggtggtggtggtggcagcTATGGGTCAAGGCGatattaa
- the hnrnpa3 gene encoding heterogeneous nuclear ribonucleoprotein A3 isoform X2, with product MRDPGNKRSRGFGFVTYSCVSEVDAAMAARPHKVDGRVVEPKRAVSREDSNKPGAHLTVKKIFVGGIKEDTEEYHIREYFEQYGKIESIDIMEERSTGKKRGFCFVTFDDHDTVDKIVAQKYHTINSHNCEVRKALPKQEMQAVSNQRYRGDNFMGRGGNFGGGNFGRGGYGGGRGGYGGDGYDGFGGDGGNYGGGPGYGGGRGGFGGGPGYGHQGGGGGGGYGGGYDNYNDGRNFGGNFGGGGGGNYNDFGNYGGQQSNYGPMKGNNYGGRNSGGPYGGGYGSGGGGGGGSYGSRRY from the exons ATGCGAGATCCAGGGAACAAGCGGTCACGGGGCTTTGGTTTTGTAACATACTCCTGTGTATCTGAAGTGGATGCAGCCATGGCAGCTCGACCGCATAAAGTGGATGGTCGCGTTGTTGAACCGAAACGGGCAGTTTCCCGTGAG GACTCAAATAAACCAGGGGCCCACTTGACGGTGAAAAAGATCTTTGTTGGTGGGATTAAGGAGGACACTGAAGAATATCACATACGTGAATACTTTGAGCAGTATGGGAAGATTGAGAGCATTGACATTATGGAGGAGCGATCAACGGGGAAAAAGAGAGGGTTCTGTTTTGTAACGTTTGATGATCATGACACTGTGGATAAAATTGTAG CTCAGAAATACCACACCATAAACTCCCATAACTGTGAAGTCAGGAAAGCACTGCCTAAACAGGAAATGCAGGCAGTTTCTAACCAGAGGT atCGTGGTGATAATTTCATGGGCAGAGGAGGCAATTTTGGAGGTGGTAACTTTGGTAGAG GTGGCTATGGAGGAGGCCGTGGAGGCTATGGAGGAGATGGCTATGATGGATTTGGTGGAGATG GTGGGAACTATGGCGGTGGTCCAGGTTATGGTGGTGGGCGTGGAGGATTTGGAGGAGGTCCTGGTTATGGTCACcagggtggaggaggaggaggtggataTGGTGGAGGATATGACAACTACAACGATGGACGCAACTTTGGCG GGAACtttggtggaggaggaggtggaaaCTACAATGACTTTGGGAATTATGGGGGGCAGCAGTCAAACTATGGCCCCATGAAAGGAAATAACTATGGAGGAAGGAACTCAGGTGGACCATATGGAG gTGGCTATGGTTCAGGtggcggtggtggtggtggcagcTATGGGTCAAGGCGatattaa